A stretch of DNA from Streptomyces gobiensis:
AGGGTGTTGCCCTCACCGTCCAGGGCGCCGCCGCGTGCGTGGCTGGACTCCACCTTGCCGATGGCGGCGAGCAGCTCCCAGGGAAGGTTGCAGCGGGGCTTCTCCGCACCGAGGGTCTTCTCCGCCCGCTTGTACGCGGCCAGCACGGTGGCGGGGATGCCTGCCTCGGGCGGGCCGGTATCCACCGGGTCGTCACCGGGCTTGCCGGAATGACCCGGTTTCTCGGGGGTGTTCAGCGGGGGCAGTTCGGTGTGGTACGGCGAGTTGCCATCCGCTGGGTGGTCGGCTTCCGGGGCGGGGTCCGAAGCGTCGGAGCCGGGCAGCACCAAGTCGATTCCGGGCGCCTGCGAGGCGCCGAGGGCGACCATCGCAGCCGCCGCCACGGCGGAACTCGACACCCCCCTGCGGAGCCTGCGGCCTATCCCACCCATCCGAGCAGCCATACGGCCGTCCCCTCCCTGCTGCGCTGTCGGTGCGCCGCTCGCCCACACTCCCCTGCGGACGGCAACGACGTGACACTACGACAACTTCAGGCCCCTGGTCACTTCTCCCGGCGATGGCCGGTGTCAGTGGGCCGCCGACTCCCAGTCGGTGCCCGCGCCGACCGAGACATCCAGCGGAGCACGCAGCTCGACCGCACCGGCCATCTCCCGGCGGACCAGCTCCTCGACCCGCTCACGCTCCCCCGGGGCGATCTCCAGCACGATCTCATCGTGCACCTGCAGCAGCATCCGCGATGTCAGCTGCTCCTTGGTCAGCCCCTCATCCACCCGCAGCATGGCGATCTTGACGATATCGGCCGCGGTGCCCTGGATCGGGGCGTTGAGTGCCATCCGTTCGGCCATCTCACGGCGCTGCCGGTTGTCGCTGTTGAGATCGGGCAGATAGCGGCGGCGACCCAGCATCGTCTGGGTGTATCCGACAGCCCGTGCCTCCTCGACGGCCCGCTGAAGATAGTCACGGACCCCGCCGAAGCGCTCGAAGAAGGTGTCCATCAGCTTCCGCGCCTCATCGGGCGCGATGCTGAGCTGCTGGGACAGCCCGAACGCGGAGAGCCCATAGGCCAGTCCATACGACATCGCCTTGATCTTGCGGCGCATCTCCGCGTCGACCTGGTCCTTGGCGACCCCGAAGACCTGCGAGGCGACCGTGGTGTGCAGATCCTCACCGGAGGTGAACGCCTCGATCAGGCCCTCGTCCTCGGACAGATGCGCCATCACCCGCAGCTCAATCTGGCTGTAGTCAGCGGTCATCAGCGACTCAAAGCCCTCACCGACCACAAAACCCCGGCGGATCGCCCGGCCCTCGTCCGTCCGCACCGGCACGTTCTGCAAGTTCGGCTCGGTCGACGACAGCCGCCCGGTCGCCGCCACCGTCTGACTGAACGAGGTGTGGATACGGCCGTCAGCGGCGATGGTCTTGATCAGCCCCTCGACGGTGGTGCGCAGCTTGGACTGCTCCCGGTACCGCAGCATCAGCACCGGCAGCTCATGGTCGGTCTGCGCGGCCAGCCACGCCAACGCGTCGGCATCGGTCGTATAGCCGGTCTTGGTCTTCTTCGTCTTGGGCAGGCCCAGCTCACCGAAGAGGACCTCCTGGAGCTGCTTGGGCGAGCCCAGATTGAACTCATGACCGACGGCGGCGTGCGCCTCACTCACCGCCTGCTGTACGGCGTCGGCGAACTGCTGCTCCAGCCGGGTCAGCCAGGGCCGGTCCGCAGCGATACCCGCCCGCTCCATACGGGCCAGCAGCGCGGACGTCGGCAGCTCCATATCGTGCAGCAGCTCGCTCGCGCCGACCTCCTCCAGCCGCCCGGTGAAGGCCTCACCCAGATCCAGAATGGTGCGGGCCTGCCCCATCAGGGCGTCGGCCTCGGCCGCATCGTCGGCGCCCAGCGCCAACTGGCCGCTGTCCTGGACCGGCTGGGGCAGCTCACGGCCCAGGAACTCCACGCTCAGCGCCTCCAGCGCGAAGCTGCGGCGGCCCGGCTGCACCAGATAGGCGGCCAGGGCGGTGTCCATGATGATGCCCTGGACGCTCCAGCCGTGCTCGGCGAAGACCCGCAGCACCCCCTTGGCGTTATGCAGAACCTTGGGCTGGCCCGCGTCCGCACACCAGGCGGCGAAGGCCTGCTCATCGGCCTCATCCAGCTGTGTGGGGTCAAACCAGGCCGCCGGCCCCCCGGCGGTGGCCAGCGCGATCTCCCGGACGCTGCCGGAGCCCAGTCGCCAGTCGTCCACCGTGGCCAGACCCAGCGGCGCCTGGGCGTGCTCGGCCAGCCAGGGCGCCAGCTCACCGGTGCCCAGCACCGCGCCGTCGACCTCGACCCCGTCGATCAGGGCCGTCTCCTCCTCCTGAGCACCCGGATCCGCGGCGAACAGCCGCTCGCGGAAGTTCACATGCCGGAACTCCAGGGCGTCCAGCACCACCTTCAGCGCATCCCGGTCATACGGGACACGCACCAGGTCCTCGGGGCGGTCCGCCAGCTCCACATCCCGCACCATCTCGGTCAGCCGCCGGTTGAGCTTCACGGCCTCCAAATGATCGCGGAGATTCTGCCCGGCCTTCCCCTTGACCTCCTCGACATGCTCCACCAGCCCCGCGAACGACCCGAACTGGTTGATCCACTTTGTGGCGGTCTTCTCCCCCACCCCCGGGATGCCCTGCAGATTGTCGGAAGGATCACCCCGCAGCGCGGCGAAGTCCGGATACTGGCTCGGCGACAGACCGTACTTCTCCCGGACCTTCTCCGGAGTGAAGCGGGTCAGCTCGGAGACGCCCTTGGTCGGGTAGAGCACCGTCACCTTGTCCGAGACCAACTGGAGACAGTCCCGGTCACCGGTGACGATCGACACCTCAAAGCCCTCGGCCTCCGCCTGAGTGGCGAGCGTGGCGATCACATCATCGGCCTCGAAGCCCTCCACCGCGAAACGCTTGACCCGCATCGCGTCCAGCAGCTCCCCGATCAGCTCCACCTGGCCCTTGAACTCATCGGGAGCCTTGGAACGATTCGCCTTGTACTCCGCGAACTCCTCCGAACGCCAGGTCTTGCGCGACACATCAAAGGCGACAGCGAAATGCGTAGGCGCCTCGTCGCGCAGCGTGTTCGCCAGCATCGAAGCGAAGCCGTAGATCGCGTTCGTCGGCTGGCCCGTCACGGTGGAGAAGTTCTCCGCGGGCAGTGCGTAGAACGCCCGGTACGCGAGTGAGTGCCCGTCCATCAGGAGCAGACGTCGCGAGCTCGCGGATGCTGTCTCATTCGATGCTGTCTTTGCCACGTCCCCGATACTCCCACGCCCCGCTGACATTCCACTCCGGGCAGCGGGGACAGCACCGGGGACAGCACCGGCCGGGCGTGGCAGGATCGAGAAGATGAAGCGCACTCCGCCGTCCGGCGACCCGGTCCAGGACGCCCCCGAGGTCAGCGCCCCGCAGCAGTCCGCCGCCGGGCTGCCCGCCATCGGTCACTCACTGCGCATGGCCCAGCAGCAGATGGGCGTCAAACGCACCGCGCTCACCCTCCTCAAGGTCAACCAGAAGGACGGCTTCGACTGCCCCGGCTGCGCCTGGCCAGAACCGGACAAACGGCATGCCGCGGAGTTCTGCGAGAACGGTGCCAAGGCCGTCGCCGAAGAGGCGACACTGCGCCGCGTCACCCCCGCCTTCTTCGCCGGGCACACCGTCGCCGACCTCGCCACCCGCTCCGGCTACTGGCTCGGGCAGCAGGGCCGCCTCACCCAGCCGATGTATCTCGCCGACGGCGCCGACCACTACGCGCCCATCTCCTGGGAGCGCGCCTTCGACATCGTCGCCGAGGAGCTGCGCGCCCTCGGCTCGCCCGACGAGGCCGTCTTCTACACCTCCGGCCGCACCAGCAATGAGGCCGCCTTCCTCTACCAGCTCTTCGCCCGCGAGTACGGCACGAACAATCTGCCCGACTGCTCCAATATGTGCCACGAGTCCTCCGGCTCGGCGCTCACCGAGACCCTGGGCGTCGGCAAGGGCAGCGTCCTCCTCGACGACCTCTACCACGCCGACCTGATCATCGTCGCCGGACAGAACCCGGGCACCAACCACCCCCGGATGCTCTCCGCCCTGGAGAAGGCCAAGCGCAACGGCGCCAAGATCATCACGGTTAATCCGCTCCCCGAAGCCGGGATGGAACGGTTCAAGAACCCACAGACCCCGCGCGGACTCGCCGGGAGCGGCACCCCGCTCACCGACCTCTTCCTGCAGATCCGGCTCGGCGGCGACCAGGCCCTCTTCCGGCTCCTCAACAAGCTCATCCTGGAGACAGAGGGTGCGGTCGACGAGGAGTTCATCCGCGAACACACCCACGGCTTCGAAGAGTTCGCCCATACGGCTCGTACGATCACCGACTGGGACGAAACCCTCCAGGCCACCGGACTGACGCGGACCGCCATCGAGCAGGCGCTACGGATGATCCTCGCCGCCAACCGCACCGTGGTGTGCTGGGCCATGGGACTGACCCAGCACAAGCACGCGGTGCCCACCATCAAGGAAGTCGTCAACTTCCTGCTGCTGCGCGGCAACATCGGCCGCCCCGGCACCGGAGTGTGCCCCGTACGCGGCCACAGCAATGTGCAGGGCGACCGCACCATGGGCATCTTCGAACGCCCCGCCCCCGCCTTCCTCGACGCCCTGGAGAAAGAGTTCGGCTTCGCCCCGCCCCGGGCACACGGCCTGGACACCGTCCGCTCCATCCACGCCCTGCGCGACGGCCAGGCAAAGGTCTTCTTCGCCATGGGCGGCAACTTCGTCGCAGCCTCTCCCGACACCGCCGTCACCGAGGACGCCATGCGCCGCGCACGGCTCACCGTCCACGTCTCCACCAAGCTCAACCGCTCCCACACGGTGACCGGCGCCCGCGCGCTGATCCTGCCCACCCTCGGCCGCACCGAACGCGACCGGCAGGCCAGCGGCGAGCAGTTCGTCACCGTCGAGGACTCCATGGGCATGGTGCACGCCTCCCGCGGCCGCCTGGAGCCCGCAAGCGAACACCTGCTGTCCGAGCCCGCCATCGTCTGCCGACTGGCCCGCCGCGTGCTGGGCGAGCACAGCCGCACCCCCTGGGAGGAGTTCGAGAAGGACTACGCCGCCATCCGCGACCGGATCAGCCGCGTCGTCCCCGGCTTCGAGGACTTCAACACGCGGATCGCCCGGCCCGGCGGCTTCACCCTCCCGCACGCCCCACGCGATGACCGCCGCTTCCCCACCGCCACCGGCAAGGCCAACTTCACGGCCGCACCCGTCGAATACCCGCGCGTACCCAAAGGCCGGCTGCTGCTGCAGACGCTGCGCTCTCACGACCAGTACAACACCACGGTCTACGGCCTCGACGACCGCTACCGCGGCATCAAAGGCGGGCGCCGCGTCGTCCTCATCCACCCCGATGACGCGGCCGGCCTCGGCCTGGCCGACGGCTCCTACGCCGACCTCACCAGCGAATGGACCGACGGCAGCGAACGCACCGCCCCCGGCTTCCGCGTCGTCCACTACCCCACCGCGCGGGGCTGCGCCGCCGCCTACTACCCCGAGACCAATGTCCTCGTCCCGCTGGACGCCACCGCTGACACCAGCAACACCCCCGCGAGCAAGTCCCTGGTGATCCGCCTCACTCCGGTCTAAGCGTTGGCTTAGCTTCTGATAGGAACGGTGCAGACGACAACGACTCACCGCAGAGCGACCGATCGGAGCCGCACCCCATGGGCGAGAAGACCACCACCCAGTTCCCCCAGGACGTCCTCGACCAGTGGTCTGGGCTCGGCGTCGACCTGCCCTCGCTCTTCTCCGCAGGACATCTCGGCGACCGCATGGGGCTCCAGATTCTGGAGGCCGCGCCGGAGAAAGTCGTCGGCACGCTGCCGGTCGAGGGCAACACCCAGCCCTACGGCCTGCTGCACGGCGGTGCGTCGGCCGTGCTCGCCGAGACTCTCGGGTCTGTCGGCGCGATGCTGCATGGCGGCCCCAGGAAGATCGCCGTTGGTGTGGACCTGAACTGCACGCATCACCGTGGTCCGCGGTCTGGGGTGGTCACCGGGACGGCCACGCCTGTGCATCGGGGGCGTACGACCGCTACGTATGAGGTGGTCATCGCCGATGAGCAGGGTCGGCGGGTGTGTACGGCGCGGCTCACCTGCTTGTTGCGGGACGCGGACCCGCAGGCCTACCAGGGCTGAGCCCTGGGCGCCCCTCCCCGGCTGTACCGATATGCGGCTCCGCCGCGTGGCGGGGCTTCGCCCGGCTGCGGGGGCGCCGTGGGTGGGTTTCCCCGATTCCCGCCCCTTCCCGGCTGTATCGATATGCGGCTCCGCCGCGCGGCGGGACTTCACCCCAGCTGGGGGTGCCGTCGGTGGAGTTCCCCGTATCCCGCCCCTTCCCGGAAACCGGGGCTTCGCCCCGGGCCCCCCGCCCCCCGGGGTGGCCGGTTGCCGCTCCGGTGGCCTGGTGTTGTGCCCACCCGTGCCGCCCCTCGGGCGGCCCGAGTGCCCACAACATTCGTGGGCCCGGGCCCACAACGGTTGGGCCCGGGTGCCCGCAACGTGGGGGTGGTCTGGTGGAATCTCCCGGTTGGGGTGAGATGCGCTTTTCTTGGGTTACTCTGCGTAGTCTGTGCGGGGCGGGAAACCTCAGCGTGATCCTGGGTGGCTGCTGCGTGCAAGAACTGGGCCGCGTCTTCCGTACGGTATGCGAACCCCCAGTCAAGGGCCTGTCATCGGCGCCATGGGCGAGCTGGGGGTTCGGCATGCGGAACGTGTCCGCCATCTCGCCGCCAGCACAGCGCACCGTCCCCACTGGATCTTCCTGGCATGCCCCCGGCCGCCCTGGTCATAACAAGAGCGTCACATCATTGCGTCCACCTCTGCCCCACCTGAGCCCACGGCCATAGAGTCACGGCCAGTCACCGCGCCGCCGGGCGCCTCACCCCAAACGGCCCGGCGCGCAAGACGGCCCCTTACGAGAAGAGGCCGCGCCAGCGGAAAGGACTGATCGTGCGTCACCGTTCCTTGCTCATTCTCACCACCGGAATCACCGCGGGAGCAATGGCGCTCTCCGCCTGCGGCTCCCGGGACGACAGCGGCGGCGGAGGAGACAGCGACAAAACCACTGTCGTCATCGGCCTCGATGCCCCGCTCACCGGTGACCTGTCCGCGCTGGGCCAGGGCATCAAGAACTCCGCGGACCTCGCCGTCAAGACCGCGAACAAGAACGAGGAAGTCAAGGGCGTCACCTTCAAGCTCGTCGCGCTCGACGACGCCGGCCAAGCCGGCACCGGCCAGCAGAACGCCACTAAGTTCGTCGGAAACGACGACGTCTACGGCGTTGTGGGGCCGCTCAACTCACACGTCGGCGAGTCCATGCAGAAGGTCCTGGGCAACGCCAACCTCGTACAGGTCTCCCCCGCCAACACCGCGCCCCAGCTCTCCCAGGGCCCCAACTGGCAAAAAGGCGACAAGAAGCGACCCTTCGACACCTACTTCCGCACCTCCACCACCGACGCCGTACAGGGCCCCTACGCCGCGCAGTACGTCTATAACGAAATGAAGCTCAAGAAGGCCTTCGTTATCGACGACAAGAAGACCTACGGCGCCGGACTCGCCTCCACCTTCAAGAAGGAATTCACCAAACTCGGCGGCAAAGTCGTTGCCACCGACAATGTGAACCCCGAAGACCGCGACTTCTCCGCCATCGCCACCAAGGTCAAGAACTCCGACGCCGACTTCGTCTACTTCGGCGGCGAATACCCGGCCGGCGCCCCGCTCACCGACCAGATCAGCCGGGCCGGAGCCAAGATCCCCGTCGTCGGCGGCGACGCCCTCTTCAGCGGCGAATACATCTCGCTGGCCAAGAAGAAAGCCGAAGGCGACCTGGCCACCTCCGTCGGCGCCCCGCTGGAGACCCTGGACACCGCCAAAGAGTTCATGAAGAACTACAAGGCCGCCGGCTACAAGCTGCCCTACGAGGCCTACGGCGGCTACTCCTACGACAGCACCTGGGCCATCATCCAGGCCGTCAAGGCCGTCGTCGAGGAGAACGACGGCAAGCTCCCCGGCGACGTGGACGACGCCCGCAAGCAGATCACCGAGGCCATGAACGACGTCTCCTTCAAGGGCGTCACCGGTGATGTCGGCTTCGATGAATTCGGCGACACCACCAACAAGCAGCTGTCCGTCTACAAGGTCGAAAAGGGCGAGCACAAGCCCGTCAAGACCGGCACATTCGAAGAGTAAAACCCCGGGGTCACCCGCCCCATCCCGCAGGAATACTGCTGCTGCGCGGGGGCGCAAACAGCGCCCCCGCGCAGCCGTTTCTCATCACCCCTCGGAGGCCCCCCGGTGCAAGGTCTGCCGGAGCAATTGGCCAACGGCCTGATCCTCGGCGCGATGTACGGACTCATCGCGATCGGGTACACCATGGTCTACGGCATTGTTCAGCTCATCAACTTCGCCCATGGCGAGATTTTCATGATCGGCGGCTTCGGCGCGCTGACCGCATGGCTCTGGCTGCCTGACGGCACATCCCTGATGGTCGCCCTGCCCCTCATGATTCTCATGGCCATGATGTGCTCGGTACTCGTCGGTATCGGAGCCGAACGGCTCGCCTACCGGCCATTGCGCGGCGGCCCCCGGCTCGCCCCACTCATCACCGCGATCGGCCTGTCCATCGCACTCCAGCAAGCCATCTGGGCCTTCTACCCCGGAGCCAAGAAGGACCGCTCCTTCCCACGGTTCAGCGGCGGACCCGTCGAAATCGGCGGAATCACCCTCCAACGCGGCGAAATATTTCTCCTGATAGCTGCCCCCCTCTGCATGATCGCCCTCGCCGTCTTCGTCTCCAAGACCCGCACCGGCCGGGCCATGCAAGCCACCAGCCAAGACCCCGACACGGCCAAGCTGATGGGCATCAACACCGACCGCATCATCGTCACCGCCTTCGCCATCGGCGCCGCCTTCGCCGCCATCGCGGCCGTCGCCCACGGCCTGAAATTCGGCCAGGTCAGCTTCCGCATGGGCTTCATCGCCGGACTCAAGGCCTTCACCGCCGCCGTACTCGGCGGCATCGGCAACATCTACGGAGCCATGATCGGCGGCCTCGTCCTCGGCCTCACCGAAGCCATGGCCACCGCCTATATGTCCAACGTCCCCGGCATGCAGCAGTTCGGCGGCGGAGCCTGGAAAGACGTCTGGGCCTTCGTCCTCCTCATCCTCGTACTTCTTTTCCGCCCCCAGGGCATCCTCGGCGAGCGCGTAGCGGATCGGGCGTGATCACCATGACCAACAACACCCCGGCCACCCAGAACACCCCCGGCGTCATCCCACTGCCCGCAGCGGGAGCCCGGCTCACCACCGTCATCGGCGCCGCCGCCACCTTCGCCACCACCTTCCTCGCCTGGACCTGGACCAGGGAATTCCCCGGCAACCTCACCGTCAACGGCTACCCCGGAGGACTCCAGGTCCTCACCCTCACCGGCGCGCTCCTCACCCTGCTCTTCCTGCTCGCCGGATACGGCATCCGCGGCCTGCGCTGGCTCACCCCCGGCGGCCGCAACAGCCCCGCACTCCTCCTCGCCCTCGGCACCTTCGCCACCACATGGTTCACCGTCGCCGCCATCGCCACCGAGCTCGGCGGCCTCGCCAACCTCGAACCCGGCGGCTGGCTCGCCGCCGCCGCGTCCCTCACCCTCGCCATCGCGGCCCTCGGCCTCCCCGCCGACCTGCCCACCGATCAGGACCACCCCGCCACCACCCCCTGGCGACGGCTCCTGCACTCCCTCAAAGCACCCGACCCCGGCCTCGCCAGGACACTGCCCTCCTGGGCCGAAGTCCTCGTCATCGCCGCCGCCTGCGGCGTCGGCCTGTACGTCTTCACCTACGGCATCGACACCGAATACGGCGAGCTGTTCATCGGCTTCCTCATCCTCACCGGATTCGGCGCCACCGCCCTCTACCGGTCCGGACTCACCCGGCGCCTGTCCGCACTCACCACAAAACACCGCAACGTCGCCATGACCTCGGCCTTCATCGCCGCGGCACTCTTCCCCTTCACCCAGAGCAGCGACACCTACACCTCCGTCGCCGTCAGCATCCTGATCTTCGCCACCGTCGCCGTCGGCCTCAACGTCGTCGTCGGCCTCGCCGGACTCCTCGACCTCGGCTACGTAGCCTTCCTCGGCGTCGGCGCCTACACCGCCGCCCTGGTCTCCGGAGCCCCCACCGCCGCACTCGGCATCCAGTTCCCCTTCTGGGCCGCCGTACTCGCCGGAGCCGTCGTCTCCATGATCTTCGGCATCATCATCGGCGCCCCCACCCTCCGGGTACGCGGCGACTACCTCGCCATCGTCACCCTCGGCTTCGGTGAAATCTTCCGCATCGCCATGCAAAACCTCGACGGCGACTCCGGACCCGACATCACCAACGGCCCCAACGGCATCCCCAACATCCCCGACCTCAACTTCCTCGGCTTCGACCTCGGCCAGAAACACACCCTCCTGGGCTTCGAACTCGGCAGATTCGCCAACTACTACCTGCTGATGCTGCTGTTCACCGCCCTCATCGTGATCATCTTCCGGCGGTCCGACCACTCCCGCATCGGCCGCGCCTGGGTCGCCATCCGCGAAGACGAAACCGCCGCCCGCGCCATGGGCATCAACGCCTTCCGGCTCAAGCTCCTCGCCTTCGCCCTCGGCGCCACCCTCGCCGGAATCGCCGGCACCGTACTCGCCCACGTCGAATACGGCGTCCACCCCGACGGCTACAAATTCGTCCACACCGTCCCACCCAACTCCGCCTTCCTCCTCGCCGCCGTCATCCTCGGCGGCATGGGCACCGTCAGCGGCCCCCTCATCGGCGCCGCACTGCTCTACCTCATCCCGGCCAAACTCCAGTTCATGGCCGACTACCAGCTGCTCCTGTTCGGCCTCGCACTCGTCCTCCTCATGCGCTTCCGCCCCGAAGGACTCATCGCCGACCGCCGCAAGCAGCTCGAATTCCACGACACCGGCCAACCAGACGTCCCCAAGGGCAGTCCCGGCCTCAGCAAGACGGAGGCATGACGACATGACCACAAAAACCCAGACACCACCGGGCACCGGAGACAGCGGCACCGACCAGACCGTCCTCTCCGCCACCGGCGTCACCAAGCGCTTCGGCGGACTCACCGCTGTCCGGGACGTCAACCTCACCGTCAACCACGGCGAAATCGTCGGCCTCATCGGCCCCAACGGCGCCGGCAAAACCACCTTCTTCAACTGCCTCACCGGGCTCTACATCCCCACCGAAGGCACCGTCACCTACAAAGGCACCGTCCTCCCCCACCGATCCCACCTCGTCACCCAGGCAGGCATCGCCCGCACCTTCCAGAACATCCGGCTCTTCGCCAATATGACCGTCCTGGAAAACGTCCTCGTCGGACGGCACACCCGCACCAGAGAAGGCCTCTGGTCCGCCCTCCTGCGCGGCCCCCGCTTCCGCACAGCAGAAAACGAATCCGAGGAACGCGCCATGCAACTCCTCGAATTCACCGGCCTGGCCGCCAAACGCGACCACCTCGCCCGCAACCTCCCCTACGGCGAACAACGCAAGCTCGAAATCGCCCGCGCACTGGCGAGCGACCCCGGCCTGCTGCTCCTCGACGAACCCACCGCGGGCATGAACCCCCAGGAGACCCGAGCCACCCAGGAGCTGGTCTTCGCCGTTCGCGACCAAGGCACGTCCGTGCTCGTCATCGAGCACGACATGCGCTTCATCTTCAACCTCTGCGACCGGGTCGCCGTCCTGGTCCAGGGCGAAAAACTGGTCGAAGGGACCCCCGAACAGGTACAGGGCGACGACCGTGTCGTCGCCGCCTACCTCGGCACCCCCTTCGAGGGAGCGCCCGGAGAGGAAGAAGTCGCCGAGGTCGAGGCGGCCGAGCGGCACCAGCAGGAAGAAGGGGACGACCAGTGACCGCACTTCTCGAGGTCGAGGACCTGCGGGTCGCCTACGGCAAGATCGAAGCCGTCAAAGGCATCTCGTTCAGCGTCGAAGCCGGCCAGATCGTCACCCTCATCGGCACCAACGGCGCGGGCAAGACCACGACGCTACGGACCCTGTCCGGACTACTCAAGCCCGTCGCGGGAAAGATCACCTTCGACGGCCAGCCGCTCGCCGGAATCGGCGCCCACAAGATCGTCGCCATGGGCCTGGCCCACTCCCCCGAAGGCCGCCGGATCTTCCCCCGGCTCACCATCGAGGAAAACCTCCGCCTCGGCGCGTTCCTCCGCAAGGACGCCGACGGCATCGCCAAGGACGTCCAGCGCGCCTACGAGCTCTTCCCGATCCTCGGCGAACGCAGCAGACAGGCCGCGGGAACCCTGTCCGGCGGCGAACAGCAGATGCTGGCCATGGGCCGCGCCCTGATGTCCCGGCCAAAACTGCTGATGCTCGACGAGCCGTCGATGGGGCTCTCCCCGATCATGATGCAGAAGATCATGGAGACCATCACCGAGCTCCAGGCTCAGGGCACGACCATTCTGCTCGTCGAGCAGAACGCGCAAGCCGCGCTGTCGCTGGCCGACCGGGGCCATGTGATGGAGATCGGCAAGATCGTACTCTCCGGCACGGGTGAAGAGCTCATGCACGACGAGTCCGTCCGCAAGGCGTACCTCGGCGAGGACTGACGGAGCCGAGCGAGCCGGACCCAGGCCGGAGGCCTGGGTCCGGCTGCTTACTTCTGCTGCTTCTTCTCCTCAGCGTCCTCGATGACGGCCTCGGCGACCTGCTGCATGGACAGACGGCGGTCCATCGAGGTCTTCTGAATCCACCGGAACGCGGCGGGCTCGGTCAGCCCGTACTGGGTCTGCAGGACCGACTTCGCCCGGTCGACGAGCTTGCGGGTCTCCAACCGCTGGGAGAGGTCGGCGACCTCCTTCTCCAGCGCCTTCAGCTCGGTGAAGCGGGATACGGCCAT
This window harbors:
- the polA gene encoding DNA polymerase I, which gives rise to MDGHSLAYRAFYALPAENFSTVTGQPTNAIYGFASMLANTLRDEAPTHFAVAFDVSRKTWRSEEFAEYKANRSKAPDEFKGQVELIGELLDAMRVKRFAVEGFEADDVIATLATQAEAEGFEVSIVTGDRDCLQLVSDKVTVLYPTKGVSELTRFTPEKVREKYGLSPSQYPDFAALRGDPSDNLQGIPGVGEKTATKWINQFGSFAGLVEHVEEVKGKAGQNLRDHLEAVKLNRRLTEMVRDVELADRPEDLVRVPYDRDALKVVLDALEFRHVNFRERLFAADPGAQEEETALIDGVEVDGAVLGTGELAPWLAEHAQAPLGLATVDDWRLGSGSVREIALATAGGPAAWFDPTQLDEADEQAFAAWCADAGQPKVLHNAKGVLRVFAEHGWSVQGIIMDTALAAYLVQPGRRSFALEALSVEFLGRELPQPVQDSGQLALGADDAAEADALMGQARTILDLGEAFTGRLEEVGASELLHDMELPTSALLARMERAGIAADRPWLTRLEQQFADAVQQAVSEAHAAVGHEFNLGSPKQLQEVLFGELGLPKTKKTKTGYTTDADALAWLAAQTDHELPVLMLRYREQSKLRTTVEGLIKTIAADGRIHTSFSQTVAATGRLSSTEPNLQNVPVRTDEGRAIRRGFVVGEGFESLMTADYSQIELRVMAHLSEDEGLIEAFTSGEDLHTTVASQVFGVAKDQVDAEMRRKIKAMSYGLAYGLSAFGLSQQLSIAPDEARKLMDTFFERFGGVRDYLQRAVEEARAVGYTQTMLGRRRYLPDLNSDNRQRREMAERMALNAPIQGTAADIVKIAMLRVDEGLTKEQLTSRMLLQVHDEIVLEIAPGERERVEELVRREMAGAVELRAPLDVSVGAGTDWESAAH
- a CDS encoding FdhF/YdeP family oxidoreductase, with the translated sequence MKRTPPSGDPVQDAPEVSAPQQSAAGLPAIGHSLRMAQQQMGVKRTALTLLKVNQKDGFDCPGCAWPEPDKRHAAEFCENGAKAVAEEATLRRVTPAFFAGHTVADLATRSGYWLGQQGRLTQPMYLADGADHYAPISWERAFDIVAEELRALGSPDEAVFYTSGRTSNEAAFLYQLFAREYGTNNLPDCSNMCHESSGSALTETLGVGKGSVLLDDLYHADLIIVAGQNPGTNHPRMLSALEKAKRNGAKIITVNPLPEAGMERFKNPQTPRGLAGSGTPLTDLFLQIRLGGDQALFRLLNKLILETEGAVDEEFIREHTHGFEEFAHTARTITDWDETLQATGLTRTAIEQALRMILAANRTVVCWAMGLTQHKHAVPTIKEVVNFLLLRGNIGRPGTGVCPVRGHSNVQGDRTMGIFERPAPAFLDALEKEFGFAPPRAHGLDTVRSIHALRDGQAKVFFAMGGNFVAASPDTAVTEDAMRRARLTVHVSTKLNRSHTVTGARALILPTLGRTERDRQASGEQFVTVEDSMGMVHASRGRLEPASEHLLSEPAIVCRLARRVLGEHSRTPWEEFEKDYAAIRDRISRVVPGFEDFNTRIARPGGFTLPHAPRDDRRFPTATGKANFTAAPVEYPRVPKGRLLLQTLRSHDQYNTTVYGLDDRYRGIKGGRRVVLIHPDDAAGLGLADGSYADLTSEWTDGSERTAPGFRVVHYPTARGCAAAYYPETNVLVPLDATADTSNTPASKSLVIRLTPV
- a CDS encoding PaaI family thioesterase, with the protein product MGEKTTTQFPQDVLDQWSGLGVDLPSLFSAGHLGDRMGLQILEAAPEKVVGTLPVEGNTQPYGLLHGGASAVLAETLGSVGAMLHGGPRKIAVGVDLNCTHHRGPRSGVVTGTATPVHRGRTTATYEVVIADEQGRRVCTARLTCLLRDADPQAYQG
- a CDS encoding branched-chain amino acid ABC transporter substrate-binding protein is translated as MRHRSLLILTTGITAGAMALSACGSRDDSGGGGDSDKTTVVIGLDAPLTGDLSALGQGIKNSADLAVKTANKNEEVKGVTFKLVALDDAGQAGTGQQNATKFVGNDDVYGVVGPLNSHVGESMQKVLGNANLVQVSPANTAPQLSQGPNWQKGDKKRPFDTYFRTSTTDAVQGPYAAQYVYNEMKLKKAFVIDDKKTYGAGLASTFKKEFTKLGGKVVATDNVNPEDRDFSAIATKVKNSDADFVYFGGEYPAGAPLTDQISRAGAKIPVVGGDALFSGEYISLAKKKAEGDLATSVGAPLETLDTAKEFMKNYKAAGYKLPYEAYGGYSYDSTWAIIQAVKAVVEENDGKLPGDVDDARKQITEAMNDVSFKGVTGDVGFDEFGDTTNKQLSVYKVEKGEHKPVKTGTFEE
- a CDS encoding branched-chain amino acid ABC transporter permease, with translation MQGLPEQLANGLILGAMYGLIAIGYTMVYGIVQLINFAHGEIFMIGGFGALTAWLWLPDGTSLMVALPLMILMAMMCSVLVGIGAERLAYRPLRGGPRLAPLITAIGLSIALQQAIWAFYPGAKKDRSFPRFSGGPVEIGGITLQRGEIFLLIAAPLCMIALAVFVSKTRTGRAMQATSQDPDTAKLMGINTDRIIVTAFAIGAAFAAIAAVAHGLKFGQVSFRMGFIAGLKAFTAAVLGGIGNIYGAMIGGLVLGLTEAMATAYMSNVPGMQQFGGGAWKDVWAFVLLILVLLFRPQGILGERVADRA